In Nocardia yunnanensis, one DNA window encodes the following:
- a CDS encoding YbaB/EbfC family nucleoid-associated protein — MEQWERDEIRSANDSLKSALASVQAEFDRELAEIGEIHAKLAALKVHATTPSGLARITVNASGMVTEISIADDAFRRCTPKQLTAELNTTIRGGVEAAAQARAQVTQPVRAIVDGMADLSDIVPGAPNLKELREQFAPTTLPPVDGPAGKGDR; from the coding sequence GTGGAGCAGTGGGAACGCGATGAGATCCGTTCGGCCAACGACTCGTTGAAGTCGGCCCTGGCGTCGGTGCAGGCCGAATTCGATCGAGAGCTGGCGGAGATCGGTGAGATCCACGCCAAGCTGGCCGCCTTGAAGGTGCACGCCACCACTCCGAGCGGGCTCGCGCGCATCACCGTCAACGCGTCGGGCATGGTGACCGAGATCAGCATCGCCGACGACGCCTTCCGGCGGTGCACGCCGAAACAGCTGACGGCCGAGCTGAATACGACGATTCGCGGGGGAGTGGAAGCAGCGGCGCAGGCCCGTGCGCAAGTCACGCAGCCCGTGCGGGCGATCGTCGACGGTATGGCGGATCTGAGCGACATCGTTCCCGGCGCACCGAATCTGAAGGAGCTGCGGGAACAATTCGCGCCCACGACCTTGCCGCCGGTGGACGGCCCGGCCGGGAAGGGTGATCGATGA
- a CDS encoding TIGR00266 family protein: MDARIRGTVMPVLEVALEPGDRLIAEAGQLSWMTDSIRLSTSTRGAAGGVFGAVRRAMAGAGLFMTEYTAHRETGQVSFAAKLPGQILPLQIGKDREFLVHRHGFLCAAGDVRVALSFQRRLGAGIFGGAGFTLQRLAGDGYAWVELSGEVIQYNLAPGETLRVHPGHVGLFDASVDFDITMVRGVRNVLFGGDGLFLAALTGPGRVWLQSLTITNLAHSLLPYLPIPGVESR; encoded by the coding sequence ATGGACGCCAGGATTCGCGGAACCGTCATGCCGGTGCTCGAGGTCGCGCTCGAGCCCGGCGATCGGCTCATCGCCGAGGCCGGGCAGCTGTCGTGGATGACCGATTCCATCCGCTTGAGCACCTCCACGCGGGGTGCGGCGGGCGGCGTGTTCGGCGCGGTCCGGCGTGCCATGGCCGGCGCGGGACTGTTCATGACCGAGTACACCGCGCACCGCGAGACCGGCCAGGTGTCCTTCGCCGCCAAACTGCCCGGCCAGATCCTGCCCCTGCAGATCGGCAAGGACCGCGAATTCCTCGTGCACCGGCACGGATTCCTCTGCGCCGCGGGCGATGTGCGGGTCGCCCTGAGTTTCCAGCGCCGGCTGGGGGCGGGCATATTCGGCGGGGCGGGCTTCACGCTGCAGCGCCTGGCCGGCGACGGCTACGCGTGGGTGGAACTGTCCGGCGAAGTCATCCAGTACAACCTCGCGCCCGGCGAAACCCTGCGCGTGCACCCCGGCCACGTCGGATTGTTCGACGCCTCGGTGGATTTCGACATCACCATGGTCCGCGGCGTCCGCAATGTCCTCTTCGGTGGTGACGGCCTCTTCCTGGCCGCCCTCACCGGCCCCGGCCGGGTGTGGCTGCAATCTCTCACCATCACCAACCTCGCCCACTCGCTGCTGCCGTACCTGCCCATTCCGGGTGTGGAATCGCGCTGA
- a CDS encoding Ms4527A family Cys-rich leader peptide, with amino-acid sequence MTGLGVRLVARRHVDFKRVCSASCLPGSLR; translated from the coding sequence ATGACTGGACTTGGAGTACGACTCGTGGCGCGTCGCCATGTCGACTTCAAGCGTGTCTGCAGCGCGAGCTGTCTGCCGGGAAGCCTCCGGTAG
- a CDS encoding SDR family NAD(P)-dependent oxidoreductase, whose amino-acid sequence MNTRFDGKVVLITGATSGVGAAVARRIVAEGGAVVLGARGKQAGDRMVEELRSMGGRALFVPTDVTVEADVARLTAAAVTEFGRLDAAFNNAGAVNAFGPVQDIDDAGWRAELELNLTAVYHGLRQQVPALAAGGGGAILNNASNLGVVGMAQVAPYVAAKHGVVGLTRAVALEAAELSIRVNALVSGAVDTPAFRSSMGATPEGEAAIAAQHPLGRIARPEEIAGFCAYLLSDEAGFVTGAALAIDGGFTAR is encoded by the coding sequence ATGAACACTCGGTTCGACGGCAAGGTCGTCCTGATCACCGGCGCCACCTCGGGAGTCGGCGCGGCCGTGGCCCGGCGCATCGTCGCCGAGGGCGGCGCCGTGGTACTCGGAGCACGCGGTAAGCAGGCGGGTGACCGGATGGTCGAGGAGCTCCGTTCGATGGGTGGGCGGGCGCTGTTCGTGCCCACCGACGTCACCGTCGAAGCTGACGTCGCCCGCCTGACCGCGGCGGCCGTCACCGAATTCGGTCGACTGGACGCAGCTTTCAATAATGCGGGCGCGGTCAACGCCTTCGGACCCGTGCAGGATATCGACGACGCCGGTTGGCGCGCCGAACTGGAGCTCAACCTGACCGCGGTCTATCACGGCCTGCGCCAACAGGTTCCGGCGCTGGCGGCCGGTGGAGGCGGAGCCATCCTCAACAATGCCTCCAATCTCGGCGTGGTCGGCATGGCGCAGGTCGCGCCGTACGTGGCCGCCAAACACGGTGTCGTGGGGCTGACCCGAGCGGTCGCGCTGGAGGCGGCCGAACTGTCGATCAGGGTGAACGCCTTGGTGTCCGGTGCGGTCGACACGCCCGCTTTCCGCAGCTCCATGGGCGCGACCCCGGAGGGTGAGGCCGCCATCGCCGCCCAGCACCCGCTGGGCCGCATCGCCCGGCCCGAGGAGATCGCCGGGTTCTGCGCCTATCTGCTCAGCGACGAAGCGGGATTTGTGACCGGTGCGGCCCTGGCGATCGACGGCGGGTTCACCGCTCGCTGA
- a CDS encoding sulfate adenylyltransferase subunit 1 has product MSDLLRLATAGSVDDGKSTLVGRLLYDTKSVLADQIDAVTRASVDKGLSTPDLSLLVDGLRAEREQGITIDVAYRYFATPTRSFVLADTPGHVQYTRNTVSGASTAQLVILLVDARKGVIEQTRRHAAVMALLGVPKLVLAVNKIDLVDDPAGVFERITSEFAELTTKLGWSAEDVQEIPVSALHGDNVASRSENTPYYSGPSLIEHLESVPVDADAHGRHQVGLRFPVQYVIRPRTAEYPDYRGYAGQVAAGVVSKGDEVVVLPSGTRTTVERIDTPNGELASAQPGRSVTLILADDVDVSRGDVIAAATGAPEPIDSFDATVCWLGDKPLRPGTRLLLKHGTRTTQAIVGALIERFDEQHLSADPNPESLSLNDIGRISVRVADPIVADDYSVNRHTGSFLLIDPAGGNTLAAGLVGDALTAVEVGTETEFATEAGV; this is encoded by the coding sequence ATGTCCGACCTATTGAGACTGGCCACCGCCGGATCGGTCGACGACGGCAAGTCCACCCTGGTCGGACGGCTGCTCTACGACACGAAATCCGTACTGGCAGACCAGATCGACGCCGTCACGCGCGCGTCGGTCGACAAGGGTCTGTCCACCCCGGACCTGTCGCTGCTCGTCGACGGCCTGCGCGCCGAGCGTGAGCAGGGCATCACCATCGACGTGGCCTACCGCTACTTCGCCACGCCCACACGGTCTTTCGTGCTCGCCGACACCCCGGGCCACGTGCAGTACACCCGCAATACGGTGTCCGGCGCGTCGACCGCGCAGCTGGTGATCCTGCTGGTGGATGCCCGCAAGGGCGTCATCGAGCAGACCCGCCGCCACGCCGCGGTGATGGCGCTGCTGGGCGTGCCGAAGCTGGTGCTGGCCGTGAACAAGATCGACCTGGTCGATGATCCGGCCGGTGTCTTCGAGCGGATCACCTCCGAATTCGCGGAGCTGACAACGAAACTCGGCTGGTCGGCCGAGGACGTGCAGGAGATCCCGGTCTCCGCGCTGCACGGTGACAATGTCGCCTCGCGCTCGGAGAACACCCCGTACTACAGCGGCCCCTCGCTCATCGAGCACCTGGAATCGGTGCCGGTGGACGCGGACGCGCACGGCCGCCACCAGGTGGGCTTGCGGTTCCCGGTGCAGTACGTGATCCGGCCGCGCACCGCCGAATACCCCGACTACCGCGGGTACGCGGGACAGGTCGCGGCGGGCGTGGTGTCCAAGGGCGACGAGGTCGTGGTGCTGCCGTCCGGCACCCGCACCACCGTCGAGCGCATCGACACCCCCAACGGTGAACTCGCCTCCGCGCAGCCGGGCCGCAGCGTCACGCTGATCCTGGCCGACGATGTCGACGTCTCCCGTGGCGACGTGATCGCGGCCGCCACCGGCGCGCCCGAGCCGATCGACTCCTTCGACGCCACCGTCTGCTGGCTCGGCGACAAGCCGCTGCGCCCGGGCACGCGCCTGCTGCTCAAGCACGGCACCCGCACCACGCAGGCCATCGTCGGTGCGCTCATCGAGCGCTTCGACGAGCAGCACCTGTCGGCGGACCCGAACCCGGAATCGCTGTCGCTCAACGACATCGGCCGCATCTCGGTCCGCGTGGCCGACCCGATCGTGGCCGACGACTACAGCGTCAACCGGCACACCGGCTCGTTCCTGCTGATCGACCCGGCCGGCGGCAATACGCTGGCCGCCGGCCTGGTCGGCGACGCGCTGACCGCGGTCGAGGTCGGCACCGAGACCGAGTTCGCCACCGAAGCCGGGGTCTGA
- a CDS encoding WXG100 family type VII secretion target: MTKLWSDPERLHAVAPRFEQLGEEVNAALETLKSGIGAEGHCWGGDAPGKSFEAEYPQTDADGGVGQALSRLNQLMTLLKGTGDRVSTVATGLRTQDKANADPLIAKQNEV, translated from the coding sequence ATGACGAAGCTGTGGTCGGACCCCGAGCGATTGCATGCCGTCGCACCGCGATTCGAGCAGCTCGGCGAGGAAGTCAACGCGGCGCTCGAAACCCTGAAGAGCGGCATCGGCGCGGAGGGGCACTGCTGGGGCGGCGATGCGCCCGGCAAGTCGTTCGAGGCCGAGTATCCGCAGACCGACGCGGACGGCGGTGTGGGCCAGGCGCTTTCGCGCCTGAACCAGCTCATGACCCTGCTGAAGGGCACCGGCGATCGTGTCAGCACCGTCGCGACCGGTCTGCGCACTCAGGACAAGGCCAATGCCGATCCACTGATCGCGAAGCAGAACGAGGTCTGA
- a CDS encoding phosphoadenylyl-sulfate reductase, which yields MTTTKLPEAELRALVEKGNAELGPNATAQELLQWTEDTFGANYIVASNMQDAVLVQLAAQVRPGVDVLFLDTGYHFAETIGTRDAVEMVYGVNIVNVQPEHTVAEQDQLLGKDLFARDAAECCRLRKVVPLKKSLAGYNAWVTGIRRVEAPTRANAPLISYDEGFGLVKINPIAAWSDDEMAAYIEANGILVNPLVEEGYPSIGCAPCTRKPEPGSDPRSGRWAGLAKTECGLHAS from the coding sequence ATGACCACAACGAAACTGCCGGAAGCCGAGCTGCGCGCCCTCGTCGAGAAGGGCAATGCCGAGCTGGGCCCGAACGCCACCGCGCAGGAACTGCTGCAGTGGACCGAGGACACCTTCGGCGCCAATTACATTGTCGCGTCCAATATGCAGGACGCCGTGCTGGTGCAGCTGGCCGCGCAGGTCCGCCCCGGCGTGGACGTGCTGTTCCTCGACACCGGCTACCACTTCGCCGAGACCATCGGCACCCGGGACGCGGTCGAGATGGTCTACGGCGTGAACATCGTGAACGTCCAGCCAGAACACACTGTGGCCGAACAGGATCAGCTGCTCGGCAAGGACCTGTTCGCGCGTGACGCCGCCGAGTGCTGCCGGTTGCGCAAGGTCGTTCCCCTGAAGAAGTCCCTGGCGGGTTACAACGCCTGGGTGACCGGCATTCGCCGGGTGGAGGCTCCCACGCGGGCCAACGCGCCCCTCATCTCCTACGACGAGGGCTTCGGCCTGGTGAAGATCAATCCGATCGCCGCCTGGTCCGATGACGAGATGGCCGCCTACATCGAGGCCAATGGCATTCTCGTCAATCCCCTTGTGGAAGAGGGCTATCCCTCGATCGGTTGCGCTCCGTGCACGCGGAAGCCGGAACCGGGATCCGATCCGCGATCCGGCCGCTGGGCCGGGCTCGCCAAGACCGAATGCGGGTTGCACGCGTCATGA
- a CDS encoding nitrite/sulfite reductase: MTSSTDATSDNAHSARPEKPASERRVRPDRPRSEAPVAPRERTARPVKRKSEGQWALGYREPLNANEQSKKDDNPLNVRARIENIYSKQGFDSIDKSDLRGRMRWWGLYTQREQGYDGTWTGDENIDILEARYFMMRVRCDAGALNLKQLRTLAEISTEFGRDTADLSDRENVQYHWIEIENVPEIWRRLESVGLQTTEACGDCPRVVLGSPLAGESLTEIIDPTWAIDEIVKRYIGKKEYSNLPRKFKTAISGQQDVVHEINDVAFVGVVHPEHGPGLDLWVGGGLSTNPMLAQRVGVWVPLAEVPDVWEAVVSLFRDYGYRRLRTKARLKFLVKDWGIEKFREVLETEYLKRKLIDGPAPEQPKRPIDHIGVQKLRNGLNAIGFSPIAGRVSGTILAKAAEAIERAGSDRVRFTPYQKLIVLDVPDDKVEQLIEELEPLGLHGRPSHWRRNLLACSGIEFCKLSFTETRKRSQALAPELEQRLADINAELDVPITININGCPNSCGRSQIADIGFKGQLVDDGDGNQIEGFQVHLGGSLGFDAAFGRKLRQHKVTGQEVGDYIERVVRNFVKNRDEGERFAQWAVRADEADLR, from the coding sequence ATGACGTCGAGCACCGACGCCACTTCCGATAACGCTCACTCCGCCCGGCCCGAGAAGCCCGCGTCGGAGCGCCGGGTGCGTCCGGACCGTCCGCGCTCGGAGGCGCCCGTGGCCCCGCGTGAGCGCACCGCGCGTCCGGTCAAGCGCAAGTCGGAGGGCCAGTGGGCGCTCGGCTACCGCGAGCCGCTCAATGCCAACGAGCAGTCCAAGAAGGACGACAACCCGCTCAACGTGCGCGCGCGCATCGAGAACATCTACTCGAAGCAGGGTTTCGACTCCATCGACAAGAGCGATCTGCGCGGCCGCATGCGCTGGTGGGGTCTCTACACCCAGCGCGAGCAGGGCTACGACGGCACCTGGACCGGGGACGAGAACATCGACATCCTCGAGGCCCGCTACTTCATGATGCGGGTGCGCTGCGATGCCGGGGCGCTGAACCTGAAGCAGTTGCGCACCCTCGCCGAGATCTCCACCGAGTTCGGCCGCGACACCGCCGATCTGTCGGACCGCGAGAACGTCCAGTACCACTGGATCGAGATCGAGAACGTGCCGGAGATTTGGCGGCGACTCGAGTCGGTCGGCCTGCAGACCACCGAGGCGTGCGGCGACTGCCCGCGCGTGGTGCTGGGCTCCCCGCTCGCGGGCGAATCCCTCACCGAGATCATCGATCCCACCTGGGCCATCGACGAGATCGTGAAGCGCTACATCGGCAAGAAGGAGTACTCCAACCTGCCGCGCAAGTTCAAGACCGCCATCTCCGGCCAGCAGGATGTGGTGCACGAGATCAACGACGTCGCCTTCGTCGGCGTCGTGCACCCCGAACACGGTCCGGGCCTTGACCTTTGGGTCGGCGGCGGCCTGTCCACGAACCCGATGCTGGCGCAGCGCGTCGGCGTGTGGGTGCCGCTGGCCGAGGTGCCCGACGTGTGGGAGGCGGTCGTGTCGCTGTTCCGCGATTACGGCTACCGCCGCCTGCGCACCAAGGCGCGCCTGAAGTTCCTCGTCAAGGACTGGGGCATCGAGAAGTTCCGCGAGGTGCTCGAGACCGAGTACCTGAAGCGCAAGCTGATCGACGGCCCGGCCCCCGAGCAGCCGAAGCGGCCCATCGACCACATCGGCGTGCAGAAGCTGCGCAACGGGCTCAACGCGATCGGCTTCTCCCCCATCGCCGGTCGCGTGTCGGGCACCATCCTGGCCAAGGCCGCCGAGGCCATCGAGCGGGCCGGTTCCGACCGGGTGCGTTTCACCCCGTATCAGAAGCTCATCGTCCTGGACGTCCCCGACGACAAGGTCGAGCAGCTGATCGAGGAGCTGGAACCGCTGGGCCTGCACGGGCGCCCGTCGCACTGGCGGCGAAACCTGCTGGCGTGCAGCGGTATCGAGTTCTGCAAGCTGTCGTTCACCGAGACCCGCAAGCGCTCGCAGGCGCTGGCCCCGGAGCTGGAGCAGCGGCTGGCCGATATCAATGCCGAGCTCGACGTGCCGATCACCATCAATATCAACGGCTGCCCGAACTCCTGCGGCCGTTCGCAGATCGCCGACATCGGCTTCAAGGGCCAGCTCGTCGACGACGGTGACGGGAATCAGATCGAGGGCTTCCAGGTTCACCTCGGAGGCAGCCTCGGCTTCGACGCGGCGTTCGGCCGGAAGCTGCGGCAGCACAAGGTCACCGGCCAGGAAGTCGGCGACTACATCGAGCGGGTGGTCCGCAACTTCGTCAAGAACCGGGACGAGGGTGAGCGTTTCGCGCAGTGGGCCGTGCGTGCCGATGAAGCGGATCTGCGGTAG
- a CDS encoding HAD family hydrolase — MIKAAVFDVGETLIDETRIWCRWADRIGVPRFALLGVIGGMAATGRPLTDAFDLVRPGIDLEAEQTAWAAAEPDSLRNNFDGDDLYPDVRPALRELRRRGITVIIAGNQPPQAKSALERMTLPVDAVYTSAEWELEKPDPKFFVRVAEVAGVEPDEICYVGDRVDNDVLPVLAAGMRPVLIRRGPWGYLTSQLPEASQATIIDGLDELPGLLAPA, encoded by the coding sequence ATGATCAAGGCTGCGGTATTCGATGTGGGCGAGACGCTGATCGACGAAACGCGCATCTGGTGCCGGTGGGCCGACCGCATCGGCGTGCCGCGCTTCGCACTGCTGGGTGTGATCGGCGGCATGGCGGCCACCGGCCGCCCGCTCACCGACGCCTTCGACCTGGTGCGCCCGGGCATCGACCTGGAGGCCGAGCAGACCGCCTGGGCCGCCGCGGAACCCGACAGCCTGCGCAACAACTTCGACGGCGACGACCTGTACCCCGACGTCCGTCCGGCCCTGCGGGAACTGCGCCGCCGCGGCATCACCGTGATCATCGCGGGAAACCAGCCGCCACAGGCGAAGTCGGCGCTAGAGCGCATGACACTCCCGGTCGACGCGGTCTACACCTCCGCCGAATGGGAGCTGGAGAAACCGGATCCGAAGTTCTTCGTGCGCGTCGCCGAAGTCGCGGGCGTCGAACCGGACGAGATCTGCTACGTCGGCGACCGCGTCGACAACGACGTACTGCCGGTCCTCGCCGCCGGCATGCGCCCGGTCCTCATCCGCCGCGGCCCCTGGGGCTACCTCACCTCCCAGCTACCCGAAGCAAGCCAGGCGACCATCATCGACGGACTCGACGAATTGCCGGGTCTGCTCGCCCCCGCCTGA
- a CDS encoding sirohydrochlorin chelatase, producing MRAVVDRIAAQRPDLDVRLAFLDLSSPSVDQVVDAVATEGHSHAVVVPLLLGSAFHARVDLPALLEEARTRHPNLRLTQADVLGPDPHLIIALRDRIVETLFGEDPLRHPSMLLAGIHTVGMDPSQKHAGMTGGTAARMTSGAAAGMMDGAAIGMPRLGIAVAAVGSSSQAANARTGDVARLLAAFTGWDAEICFATADPTLDKAFARLRARGAERILVAPWFLAPGLLTDRLRDALPGVAHAETLGAHPLLAGVALDRYATAALPLELSA from the coding sequence ATGCGCGCGGTGGTCGACCGCATCGCGGCACAGCGGCCCGATCTCGATGTGCGGCTCGCCTTCCTGGATCTGAGCTCACCGTCGGTGGATCAGGTTGTGGATGCGGTTGCAACGGAAGGCCATTCGCACGCCGTGGTGGTTCCGCTCCTGCTGGGCAGCGCATTCCACGCGCGCGTGGACCTTCCCGCCCTGCTCGAGGAGGCCCGAACCCGCCACCCGAACCTTCGCCTGACCCAGGCCGATGTGCTGGGCCCGGACCCCCACCTGATCATCGCCCTCCGAGATCGCATCGTAGAGACCCTCTTTGGCGAAGACCCCCTGCGTCATCCCAGCATGCTTTTGGCCGGAATCCACACTGTCGGTATGGATCCCAGCCAAAAGCATGCTGGGATGACGGGTGGTACCGCCGCTCGGATGACGAGTGGTGCCGCCGCTGGGATGATGGATGGTGCTGCCATCGGGATGCCGCGGTTGGGCATTGCCGTGGCTGCGGTGGGTTCTTCGTCACAGGCGGCGAATGCGCGTACCGGGGATGTGGCCCGGTTGCTTGCCGCGTTCACGGGCTGGGATGCCGAGATCTGCTTTGCCACCGCCGATCCCACGCTCGACAAGGCGTTCGCGCGGTTGCGGGCGCGGGGGGCCGAGCGGATTCTGGTCGCGCCGTGGTTCCTGGCTCCGGGTCTGCTCACCGACCGGCTGCGCGATGCGCTGCCGGGGGTCGCGCACGCGGAAACCCTTGGCGCGCACCCATTGCTGGCCGGGGTCGCTCTCGACCGCTACGCCACCGCCGCGTTGCCGCTGGAACTTTCGGCCTGA
- a CDS encoding alpha/beta fold hydrolase: MFTGFETFDVATESSTVHGRTRGSGPAVLLLHGIPETHLMWHRVAPRLAERFSVVVTDLRGSGDSGRPPSTADHGPYSMREIAAEQVKVMAALGHRRFAVIGHDRGSRCAYRMALDHPAVVTRLGVLDIIPTGEVFRGEMGGGFWVWSFLAAPEPVPEQLISGAPDTLVDHMLDSWSSTPGVFSPELRDAYRAPFHDPRAVHAICEEYRAAASRDREHDETDRGYRKIECPTLVLWGETGGIAGDGADPLRIWRNWWENVTGESVPCGHFLPEEAPDRTTELLLRFLTA, from the coding sequence ATGTTCACGGGCTTCGAAACGTTCGATGTGGCAACGGAGAGCAGCACGGTGCACGGCCGGACGCGTGGTTCGGGTCCCGCGGTCTTGCTGTTGCACGGGATTCCGGAGACGCATCTGATGTGGCATCGGGTCGCGCCGCGGCTGGCGGAGCGATTCAGCGTGGTCGTGACCGATCTGCGCGGGTCCGGGGACAGTGGAAGGCCGCCGAGTACGGCCGATCACGGGCCCTACAGCATGCGGGAGATCGCGGCCGAGCAGGTGAAGGTGATGGCGGCACTCGGGCATCGCCGGTTCGCGGTGATCGGGCACGATCGCGGGTCGCGGTGCGCGTACCGGATGGCGCTCGATCATCCTGCGGTCGTCACCCGGCTGGGCGTGCTGGACATCATCCCCACCGGTGAGGTGTTCCGGGGCGAGATGGGTGGCGGGTTCTGGGTGTGGTCGTTCCTGGCGGCCCCGGAACCCGTTCCCGAGCAATTGATTTCGGGTGCGCCCGACACCCTGGTGGATCATATGCTCGACTCGTGGTCGAGTACACCGGGAGTGTTCTCGCCCGAACTGCGGGACGCCTATCGGGCGCCGTTCCACGATCCGCGGGCCGTGCACGCCATCTGCGAGGAGTACCGGGCCGCCGCCTCGCGAGATCGCGAACACGACGAAACCGACCGCGGCTACCGCAAGATCGAATGCCCGACCCTGGTGTTGTGGGGCGAGACCGGCGGCATCGCGGGCGACGGGGCCGATCCGCTGCGGATTTGGCGAAACTGGTGGGAGAACGTCACGGGAGAGTCGGTGCCGTGCGGGCATTTCCTGCCCGAGGAGGCACCGGATCGGACCACCGAGCTGCTGCTGCGATTCCTGACCGCGTGA
- the cysD gene encoding sulfate adenylyltransferase subunit CysD, with protein MRVARVMTSLETEFDTLAALESESIHIFREVAGEFERPVILFSGGKDSTVLLHLAIKAFWPAPLPFALLHVDTGHNLPEVLEFRDKVVEKYGLRLHVASVEDYLADGRLTERPDGIRNPLQTVPLLDAINDNRFDAVFGGGRRDEERSRAKERIFSLRDAFGRWDPKRQRPELWNLYNGRHAPGEHVRVFPISNWTELDIWRYIARENVELASIYYAHERPVYLRDGMWMTPGSWGGPAEGEELLVKSVRYRTVGDGSTTGAIISDAADNDAILAEVAASRLTERGATRGDDRVSEAAMEDRKREGYF; from the coding sequence ATGCGGGTTGCACGCGTCATGACCTCTCTCGAGACCGAATTCGATACCCTGGCCGCGCTCGAATCCGAGTCCATCCACATCTTCCGTGAGGTGGCCGGCGAGTTCGAGCGGCCGGTGATCCTGTTCTCCGGCGGCAAGGACTCCACCGTTCTGCTGCACCTGGCGATCAAGGCGTTCTGGCCGGCGCCGCTGCCGTTCGCGCTGCTGCACGTGGACACCGGGCACAACCTGCCCGAGGTGCTCGAGTTCCGCGACAAGGTGGTCGAGAAGTACGGGCTGCGTTTGCATGTCGCGTCGGTGGAGGACTACCTGGCCGACGGCCGGCTGACCGAGCGCCCCGACGGCATCCGCAACCCGCTGCAGACCGTGCCGCTGCTGGACGCCATCAACGACAACCGTTTCGACGCGGTCTTCGGCGGCGGCCGCCGCGACGAGGAGCGCTCCCGCGCCAAGGAGCGGATCTTCTCGCTGCGCGACGCCTTCGGACGCTGGGATCCCAAGCGGCAGAGGCCGGAGCTGTGGAACCTCTACAACGGCCGCCACGCGCCCGGCGAGCACGTGCGCGTGTTCCCCATCTCCAACTGGACCGAACTCGACATCTGGCGCTACATCGCGCGCGAGAACGTCGAGCTGGCCAGCATCTACTACGCCCACGAGCGCCCGGTCTACCTGCGCGACGGCATGTGGATGACCCCCGGCAGCTGGGGTGGCCCGGCCGAGGGTGAGGAGCTGCTGGTCAAGTCGGTGCGCTACCGCACCGTCGGCGACGGATCCACCACCGGCGCAATCATTTCCGACGCCGCCGACAACGACGCGATCCTCGCCGAGGTCGCCGCGTCCCGGCTCACCGAACGTGGCGCGACCCGCGGCGACGACCGGGTATCGGAAGCGGCGATGGAAGACCGTAAACGAGAAGGGTACTTCTGA